DNA sequence from the Rubrivirga sp. SAORIC476 genome:
CGGACCGTCCGCCTCGACGGCGACCTGGACGAAGCCACGCGGGCCCGCCTCCTGGAGATCGCCGACAGGTGCCCGGTCCACCGGACGCTGGAGGGCGACATCCAGATCGTGACCGAGGCGGCGTAGACGCAGGTAGGAAATCGGGGTGTGGGGGCGTCCCCGGAGTGGCCGTCGGACCGGAACCCGACGCCGTCCGATCCGGTCCGCCCTCCCCCCGACCGCTCCACCATGCTGGCTGCAGATCCCCCCTCCCCGCCCGCCGTCCGCGCCGACCTCGCGGCCCGGTTCGCCGAGGTCCGCGCGTTCACCGAGTCGCTCTGCGACGGCCTCGCCACCGAGGACTTCGTCGTCCAGTCGATGGAAGACGTGTCGCCGACCAAGTGGCACCTGGCCCACACGACGTGGTTCTGGGAGACCTTCGTGCTGACGCCCTACGCGGAGGGATACGCGCTCTACGACGAGCGCTATCCGTTCCTCTTCAACAGCTACTACGTCCAGGCGGGAGAGCGCCACTGCCGCGCCCAGCGGGGCTACCTCTCGCGTCCCACCGTGGCCGACGTGTTCGCGTACCGCCGGCACGTCACCGAGGCGATGGACCGCTTCCTCGACGGGTTCGACGAGGCCTCGCACCCTGAGATCGCCGACGTGGTCGAGGTCGGGCTCCACCACGAACAGCAGCACCAGGAGCTGATGGTGACGGACCTGAAGCACGTCTTCGCCGTCAACCCGCTGCGCCCGGCTGTTCGCGAGCGCCCCGAGGCGGCCACGGTGGACCCCGGCCCGCTGCGCTGGCGGTCGTTCGAGGCTGGGCTCCACGAGATCGGCTTCGAGTCCACCGACGCCGACACGAGCCGGGGGCGGTTCCACTTCGACAACGAGGGGCCGCGGCACCGCGCCTTCGTGGAGGGCTTCGAGGTGGCCGACCGCCTCGTGACCTGCGGCGAGTACCTCGCCTTCATGGCCGATGGCGGCTACGAGCAGGCGCCCCTCTGGCTGTCGCTCGGTTGGGCCACGCGCGTCGAGAAGGGCTGGACAGAGCCGTTCTACTGGGAGCAGCGCGACGGCGCGTGGTGGCACTACACACTCGCCGGGATGCGCCGCGTCGACCCGAACGAGCCGGTCACGCACCTCAGCTACTTCGAGGCCGACGCCTACGCGCGCTGGGCGGGCGCCCGCCTCCCCAGCGAGGCCGAGTGGGAGGTCGCCAGCCGGACCGTCTGGGATGGCACCGGCGACGCGCCCGGCGCCTTCGTCGACGCGGGGCGCCTCCACCCTGCCCCTGCCGAGCCGGTCGGCGGCGACGGCGCTCCAGCCACCCAGCCCGCTCTCCGACAGATGTTCGGGGAGGTGTGGCAGTGGACGCACAGCCAGTACTCCCCGTACCCCGGCTATCGGCCCGTCGAGGGCGCCCTGGGGGAGTACAACGGCAAGTTCATGGCCAACCAGTTCGTGCTCCGCGGCGGCAGCGTCGCCACCTCGCAGAGCCACATCCGGCCGACGTACCGCAACTTCTTCCCGCCCGACGCCACGTGGCAGTTCACGGGCCTCCGCCTCGCGCGCTCGTGATCTCTGACCTCCCCGCCACCGACTCGCCGACCTCCGCCTTCGCGCGCGACGTTCTCGCCGGCCTGTCCGCCACCCCGCGGACGCTGCCCGCCAAGTACTTCTACGACGAGCGCGGGTCGCGGCTGTTCGACGCCATCACCCGCCTCGACGCCTACTACCCGACGCGCACCGAGCGCCAGATCCTCCTGGACGACGGCGACGCGATGGTCGACGCCATCGGCAAGAACGCGGCCCTGGTCGAGTATGGCAGCGGCTCCAGCGACAAGACGCGCATCCTGCTCGACGCGCTCCACGCGCGACGGACGCTGGCGGCTTATGTGCCCATCGACATCTCGGAGACGTTCCTGCTGGAGACGGCCGCGGGACTCCGGGAGGCGTACCCCGGCCTGCCCGTGCTGCCCGTCGCGGCCGACTACACGAAGCCGTTCGACCTGCCCGATCTCCCGGAGGAGACGTCGCGGATCGTGGTGTTCTTCCCGGGCTCCACCATTGGCAACTTCTCCCTGGACGAGACAGCGACGTTCCTGGCGCACGTGGCGGAGCAGATCGGCGACGACGGCGCGCTGCTCGTCGGCATGGACCAGTGGAAGGACGCCGACGTGCTGCGCCTCGCCTACGACGACCCCGAGGGCGTCACGGCGGACTTCAACCTGAACCTCCTCCGCCGGATCAACGCCGAGCTGGACGGCGACGCAGACCTGGATGCGTGGGCGCACGCGGTCCGCCTCGACCCAGACGCCCGACGCGTCGAGATGCATCTCCGCAGCCTCCGCGACCAGACGCTGACCGTCCTCGGCCACCCGTTCGCCTTCGCCGCAGGCGAGACCATCCACACCGAAAACTCCCACAAGTACGGCCCCGACGGCCTCGGCGCCCTCGCCGAGGCGGCCGGGCTCGTGCGTCAGCAACGGTGGACCGACGCGCGCGGCTGGTTCGCCGTGGAGCTCTATGCGGCAGACGGTGCGGGCTCGCGGTAGCTTCCCGCATGGCCAAATCATCCAAGTCGAAACGCGCGCCCCGGAAGATCCTCGGGGTGGACATCGGCGGCTCGGGCATCAAGGGCGCACCGGTGGACACCAAGAAGGGCGTCCTGGTCGCCGACCGGGTCCGCATCCCGACGCCTCAGCCCGCGACGCCTCAGGCGTGTGCCGAGACCGTCTGCCAGATCATGGAGCAGGTCGGGTGGAAGAAGCCCATCGGGTGCACGATCCCAGGGCGCGTGGTGCGGGGCGTCGTCCAGACGGCTGCCAACATCGACGACGCCTGGATCGGGACGAACGCGGAGAAGCTGTTCAGCAAGACCTGTGGCGTCCCCGTGGCGGTCCTCAACGACGCCGACGCGGCAGGGCTCGCCGAGGTTGCCTTCGGCGCCGGGCGGGGCAAGAAGGGCACCGTGCTCATGCTGACGCTCGGTACGGGCATCGGCAGCGCGCTCTTCACCGATGGGCACCTCGTCCGCAACACCGAGTTCGGGCACATCAAGTTCGACAAGCGCATCGCTGAGCACGTCGCGGCCGACTCGATCCGTACGAAGGAGCACCTGACCTGGGAGCGCTGGGCGAAGCGCCGCGTGCAACCAGTGCTGGAGATGTATGAGTTCCTGCTCTCGCCGGACCTGATCATCATCGGCGGCGGCGTCAGCAAGCCTGAGCGGTGGGGGGCGTTCTCGCCGTTCCTGAAGACGAAGGCGACGCTGGTCCCGGCGAAGCTGGGCAACGAGGCGGGCATCGTCGGCGCGGCCGTGGCGGCTCGCCAGATGCTCAAGGGGGAATGACGCGGAGCGCGGCTCCCTCGCCGTGATCGAGCTCGACCGCGACGCACCGCTCCCTCTCGCCGAACAGCTCGTCGAGGCGATGCGCTACGAGATCGCGTCAGGCCGTTACCGGCCCGGCTCGGGCCTGCCGTCTACGCGGGTGATGGGCGACCAGCTGGGCATCTCGTTCCACACGGTCCGCAAGGCGTACCAGCGGCTCGCCGAGGAGGGCATCGTGGACGTGCGCCGGGGCGGCGGCTACGTCGTCCTGGAGCGCCAGACGCTGTCGCGGGCCGAGCGGCTGGAGCGTGGCGCGGGCGTGGTCGAGGAAGCGCTCCACAAGCTCGTCGGCCTCGGGCTCAACGACGAGGAGGTCGAGTACGTCGTGCAGGAGGGGTTGCAGTTCTTCGAGCGGCCGGGGGTGCGTCGGACGCTCGTGTTCGCGGCGGGCTACCGCGAGCTGGCCGAGAGTGGCGCCGAGCAGGCCGGGGCGGCCCTGCAAGAGCGCGTCATCCCCTCCCTGCTGACCGACCTGGCCGACCTCGACACCCTCGACGGCCTCGTGGTGGCCCTTCCCGATCTGCGGACCGCGCGCCGCGCCCGTCCGACCGCCGAGATCGTCGGCGCCGCGGTCGAGTACCCGCTCGACGTGCTCGAACGCATCGCCCGTCTGGGTCCCGGCGAGTCCCTCGGTCTGGTCAGCCGCCACGCCGACGCCGTCGCGCCGCTGTCCGACGAGATCCGGTCGCGGACCGGCTTCGCGGGCACCCTGCTCGGCCTGCCCGTGGACGCCGATCGACGGCAGGTGGAAACGGTCGTCCGCCAGTCGGCCTTCGTGGCCTACACGCCCCAGGCCCGGCGGCGCGTGCGCCCGTTGCTGCAGCGCATGGAGACGCCCAACGCAGAGATGGTGCCGACGCTCGCGCCCGCCTCGCTGGCCCGCATCCGCGACGCGCTGGCTGGATAGCGAAGGAGCGGGGCCTGCCTTCATTGCCCGACCGCCCCGCCTATCCCAGCGTCGACCGCTCCTCCGA
Encoded proteins:
- the egtB gene encoding ergothioneine biosynthesis protein EgtB, which gives rise to MLAADPPSPPAVRADLAARFAEVRAFTESLCDGLATEDFVVQSMEDVSPTKWHLAHTTWFWETFVLTPYAEGYALYDERYPFLFNSYYVQAGERHCRAQRGYLSRPTVADVFAYRRHVTEAMDRFLDGFDEASHPEIADVVEVGLHHEQQHQELMVTDLKHVFAVNPLRPAVRERPEAATVDPGPLRWRSFEAGLHEIGFESTDADTSRGRFHFDNEGPRHRAFVEGFEVADRLVTCGEYLAFMADGGYEQAPLWLSLGWATRVEKGWTEPFYWEQRDGAWWHYTLAGMRRVDPNEPVTHLSYFEADAYARWAGARLPSEAEWEVASRTVWDGTGDAPGAFVDAGRLHPAPAEPVGGDGAPATQPALRQMFGEVWQWTHSQYSPYPGYRPVEGALGEYNGKFMANQFVLRGGSVATSQSHIRPTYRNFFPPDATWQFTGLRLARS
- the egtD gene encoding L-histidine N(alpha)-methyltransferase; amino-acid sequence: MISDLPATDSPTSAFARDVLAGLSATPRTLPAKYFYDERGSRLFDAITRLDAYYPTRTERQILLDDGDAMVDAIGKNAALVEYGSGSSDKTRILLDALHARRTLAAYVPIDISETFLLETAAGLREAYPGLPVLPVAADYTKPFDLPDLPEETSRIVVFFPGSTIGNFSLDETATFLAHVAEQIGDDGALLVGMDQWKDADVLRLAYDDPEGVTADFNLNLLRRINAELDGDADLDAWAHAVRLDPDARRVEMHLRSLRDQTLTVLGHPFAFAAGETIHTENSHKYGPDGLGALAEAAGLVRQQRWTDARGWFAVELYAADGAGSR
- the ppgK gene encoding polyphosphate--glucose phosphotransferase: MAKSSKSKRAPRKILGVDIGGSGIKGAPVDTKKGVLVADRVRIPTPQPATPQACAETVCQIMEQVGWKKPIGCTIPGRVVRGVVQTAANIDDAWIGTNAEKLFSKTCGVPVAVLNDADAAGLAEVAFGAGRGKKGTVLMLTLGTGIGSALFTDGHLVRNTEFGHIKFDKRIAEHVAADSIRTKEHLTWERWAKRRVQPVLEMYEFLLSPDLIIIGGGVSKPERWGAFSPFLKTKATLVPAKLGNEAGIVGAAVAARQMLKGE
- a CDS encoding GntR family transcriptional regulator is translated as MIELDRDAPLPLAEQLVEAMRYEIASGRYRPGSGLPSTRVMGDQLGISFHTVRKAYQRLAEEGIVDVRRGGGYVVLERQTLSRAERLERGAGVVEEALHKLVGLGLNDEEVEYVVQEGLQFFERPGVRRTLVFAAGYRELAESGAEQAGAALQERVIPSLLTDLADLDTLDGLVVALPDLRTARRARPTAEIVGAAVEYPLDVLERIARLGPGESLGLVSRHADAVAPLSDEIRSRTGFAGTLLGLPVDADRRQVETVVRQSAFVAYTPQARRRVRPLLQRMETPNAEMVPTLAPASLARIRDALAG